The following proteins are encoded in a genomic region of Aerococcaceae bacterium DSM 111021:
- a CDS encoding MFS transporter: protein MENLNKSQRNALLSAIVASGTDDLNVMFLAFSMSTIISQLGISGTQAGWIATITNFGMLFGGILFGILADRYSKFKVFKWTILIFSIATGLIFFTDNIYYLYVMRFIAGIGVGGEYGVAISIMAGLVPREKMGRISSLNGIVGQIGSITSALLAGLITPIFGWRGLFLFGLLPILIVFWVSRTVNEEELHIESNSDSENKSKQGSIRDLFKDRQTSYQTIVLMVMTTVQIAGYFGMMNWLPTMMQQNIGVSVSGSSTWMIATIIGMCIGMFVFGQILDRIGPRLAYGMFLLSSAVSVYLFTFANSSASILIGGAIVGFFVNGMFAGYGAVITRLYSYKISAIANNTILNVGRAVGGFSSVIIGYILDMSGVPLVMLFLSGLYIISFVFMITLPQLKADNYRTINHDKSESDPVEAKIKYNDKLVEA from the coding sequence ATGGAAAACTTAAATAAATCACAACGCAACGCGTTATTATCAGCCATCGTCGCTTCAGGAACGGATGACTTAAATGTCATGTTTCTAGCTTTTTCGATGTCTACAATTATCTCACAACTAGGCATTTCAGGTACACAAGCAGGTTGGATCGCAACGATTACGAACTTCGGAATGTTGTTTGGTGGAATTCTATTCGGAATACTAGCGGACCGCTACAGTAAATTCAAAGTATTCAAATGGACAATTTTAATCTTTTCGATTGCAACAGGTTTAATCTTCTTTACAGATAATATTTACTACTTATACGTTATGCGTTTTATCGCAGGGATTGGTGTAGGAGGAGAGTATGGTGTAGCCATTTCGATTATGGCAGGGCTTGTTCCAAGAGAGAAGATGGGACGAATTAGTTCGCTCAACGGGATTGTGGGACAAATTGGTTCAATCACGTCAGCTTTATTAGCGGGTCTGATTACTCCGATATTTGGCTGGAGAGGCTTATTCTTATTCGGTCTACTACCTATCTTGATCGTTTTCTGGGTGAGTCGTACAGTTAACGAAGAAGAATTACACATTGAAAGCAATTCCGATAGTGAGAATAAAAGTAAACAAGGAAGCATTCGAGACTTATTCAAAGACCGTCAAACGTCATATCAAACAATCGTCTTAATGGTTATGACGACGGTACAAATTGCCGGTTACTTTGGAATGATGAACTGGTTACCCACAATGATGCAACAAAACATTGGCGTAAGTGTCAGTGGATCATCAACATGGATGATTGCAACGATTATCGGAATGTGTATCGGTATGTTCGTTTTCGGTCAAATCTTAGACCGTATTGGCCCACGTTTAGCGTATGGAATGTTTTTACTGAGTTCAGCTGTATCAGTATACTTATTCACTTTTGCCAATAGCTCAGCGTCAATATTAATTGGTGGAGCAATCGTCGGATTCTTTGTGAACGGGATGTTTGCTGGGTACGGCGCTGTTATTACACGCTTATACTCTTACAAAATTAGTGCCATCGCTAACAATACTATTCTGAACGTAGGACGTGCTGTAGGTGGATTCTCATCAGTGATTATTGGATATATTCTAGATATGTCTGGAGTTCCTTTAGTCATGCTATTCTTAAGTGGATTGTATATTATCAGTTTCGTCTTTATGATTACACTCCCTCAATTAAAAGCAGATAATTATCGTACAATTAATCATGATAAATCTGAGAGTGATCCAGTTGAAGCAAAGATAAAGTATAATGATAAATTAGTTGAAGCATAA
- a CDS encoding orotate phosphoribosyltransferase — MSVSQQVAEKLLEIKAVNLKPNQPFTWASGLKSPIYCDNRLIMSFPETRDFIEQALADLIKSQFKGVEVIAGTATAGIPHAAFVANILNLPMIYVRSSAKEHGKNNAIEGYLKPGSKVVMVEDLISTGGSVLDAASKVEQAGGEVIGCAAIFNYLLESGQKAFDDVAFPLATLTNYRELVEHAVSDPELKAYYDTLVEWYKDPVKWSNQF, encoded by the coding sequence ATGTCTGTATCACAACAAGTAGCTGAGAAATTGCTAGAAATTAAAGCAGTAAATTTAAAACCAAATCAACCATTTACTTGGGCGAGTGGTTTGAAATCACCTATCTATTGCGACAACCGCTTAATCATGAGTTTCCCAGAAACACGTGACTTTATTGAACAAGCACTAGCTGACTTAATAAAAAGTCAGTTTAAAGGAGTGGAAGTGATTGCTGGAACAGCTACAGCAGGCATTCCCCATGCAGCTTTTGTAGCAAATATACTGAACCTTCCAATGATTTACGTGCGTTCAAGTGCTAAAGAGCACGGTAAAAATAACGCCATCGAAGGTTACCTTAAACCAGGTAGTAAAGTCGTCATGGTTGAAGATTTAATTAGTACGGGTGGAAGTGTACTGGATGCGGCATCTAAAGTGGAACAAGCAGGCGGAGAAGTGATTGGTTGCGCAGCGATCTTCAATTACTTACTTGAAAGTGGTCAAAAAGCCTTTGACGATGTGGCTTTCCCGTTAGCAACATTAACCAACTACCGAGAATTAGTTGAACATGCTGTGAGCGATCCGGAGTTAAAAGCTTATTACGATACACTTGTTGAGTGGTATAAAGACCCAGTAAAATGGTCAAACCAATTCTAA
- the pyrF gene encoding orotidine-5'-phosphate decarboxylase, whose amino-acid sequence MDKQKPIIALDFPDKEAVENFLKPFANETLNVKVGMELFYATGMELVHLLKEGGHSVFLDLKLHDIPNTVKSAMKVLAQSGVDMVNVHASGGLKMMQQAKAGLKEGALNGQQPLLIAVTQLTSTSQAQMNDEQKIQGLIQESVQNYATLTQSAGLDGVVCSPLEAQLIKENISGDFLTITPGIRLTAKSTDDQTRIMTPRDAAQNGSDYIVVGRPITQADNPIETYKYILNEWQTGLKETKERI is encoded by the coding sequence ATGGATAAACAAAAACCAATTATTGCACTGGATTTCCCTGATAAAGAAGCAGTGGAAAATTTTCTAAAACCATTCGCAAATGAAACTTTAAATGTCAAAGTCGGCATGGAGTTGTTCTACGCAACTGGCATGGAACTTGTACACCTATTAAAAGAGGGTGGACATAGTGTATTTCTAGATTTAAAACTTCATGATATTCCTAATACAGTGAAAAGTGCGATGAAAGTACTGGCTCAAAGTGGTGTGGATATGGTGAATGTCCATGCAAGCGGCGGATTGAAAATGATGCAACAAGCAAAAGCAGGCTTAAAAGAAGGTGCATTAAATGGACAACAACCGTTACTAATCGCTGTTACTCAGCTAACATCCACATCGCAAGCGCAGATGAATGATGAGCAAAAAATTCAAGGGTTGATTCAAGAAAGTGTCCAAAATTATGCAACATTAACGCAATCAGCCGGCTTAGATGGGGTTGTTTGCTCGCCATTAGAAGCGCAATTAATCAAAGAAAATATATCAGGTGACTTCTTAACAATTACGCCGGGTATTCGCCTCACAGCTAAATCAACCGATGATCAAACGCGAATTATGACACCGAGAGATGCCGCACAAAATGGGAGCGATTATATTGTAGTAGGGCGACCGATTACACAAGCTGACAATCCTATTGAAACCTACAAATATATCTTAAACGAATGGCAAACAGGATTAAAAGAAACGAAGGAGAGGATATAA
- a CDS encoding CTP synthase, translating into MAKYIFVTGGVVSSIGKGIVAASLGRLLKNRGLKVNIQKFDPYLNIDPGTMSPYQHGEVFVTDDGAETDLDLGHYERFIDINVNEYSSVTAGKIYDQVLRKERQGDYDGATVQVIPHVTNEIKDKIMRAAETTDADIVITEVGGTVGDIEGLPFLEALRQMRTQVGHDNVLYIHTTLIPYLKAAGELKTKPTQHSVKELRSLGIQPNILVVRTEEALPQTIKDKLALFCDVTTDAVIESRDVETLYTIPLSLQEQKMDQLVLDHFGIDLPAADMTGWKGLEQRVLHLENKVKIGLVGKYVELPDAYLSVVEALKHAGFDHNSDIEIDWINAEEIDENTVEARLKEVDGILVPGGFGERGVEGKIEAIRYARENNVPFFGICLGMQLAAVEFARNVVGLKGAHSAELDPESPHKIIALLADQTEETVLGGTLRLGLYPARLSEGSLIRELYDGKELIEERHRHRYEFNNEYREALSEHGMSFSGLSPDGRLVEIIELKDHPFFVAPQFHPEFTSRPNRPQAIFKGFIKASLDHQNKRK; encoded by the coding sequence ATGGCAAAATATATATTTGTTACTGGTGGCGTTGTGTCATCAATTGGTAAAGGAATCGTTGCGGCATCATTAGGACGATTACTGAAGAACAGAGGATTAAAAGTTAATATTCAGAAATTTGATCCGTACTTAAATATTGACCCAGGTACAATGAGTCCGTACCAACATGGTGAAGTATTTGTAACAGATGATGGGGCTGAGACTGATTTAGACTTAGGCCATTATGAAAGGTTCATCGATATTAACGTCAACGAATACTCAAGTGTAACAGCAGGTAAGATTTACGATCAAGTACTTCGTAAAGAACGTCAAGGAGACTACGATGGTGCAACTGTTCAAGTTATTCCGCACGTTACGAATGAAATTAAAGACAAAATTATGCGTGCAGCTGAAACAACGGATGCTGATATTGTTATCACTGAAGTAGGGGGAACGGTAGGAGATATTGAAGGACTGCCATTCTTAGAGGCTTTACGTCAGATGCGTACGCAAGTAGGGCATGATAATGTATTGTATATACATACAACATTAATTCCTTATTTAAAAGCAGCTGGTGAATTAAAAACAAAACCAACACAACACAGTGTAAAAGAATTACGGTCATTAGGTATTCAACCAAACATTCTTGTGGTTAGAACAGAAGAAGCACTTCCTCAAACGATTAAAGATAAGTTAGCTTTATTTTGTGATGTGACAACAGATGCGGTCATTGAATCGCGTGACGTTGAAACACTTTATACGATTCCATTAAGCTTACAAGAGCAAAAAATGGATCAATTAGTCTTAGATCACTTTGGAATTGACTTACCAGCAGCGGATATGACAGGCTGGAAAGGATTAGAACAACGCGTATTGCATCTAGAAAACAAAGTGAAAATTGGTTTAGTTGGTAAATATGTAGAATTACCAGACGCGTATCTATCGGTTGTCGAAGCATTGAAACATGCTGGTTTCGACCACAATAGTGATATTGAAATTGACTGGATTAATGCAGAAGAAATTGACGAAAACACTGTAGAAGCACGTCTTAAAGAGGTTGACGGTATATTAGTTCCTGGCGGCTTCGGAGAACGTGGTGTTGAGGGTAAAATTGAAGCCATTCGTTATGCACGTGAGAACAATGTACCATTCTTTGGTATTTGTTTAGGTATGCAATTAGCAGCGGTTGAATTCGCGCGTAATGTTGTTGGTTTAAAAGGAGCTCATTCAGCTGAATTAGATCCAGAATCACCACACAAAATTATTGCATTATTAGCAGACCAAACTGAAGAAACTGTTCTAGGTGGAACATTACGTCTTGGTTTATACCCAGCAAGATTGTCAGAAGGGTCACTTATTCGTGAATTATATGACGGAAAAGAATTAATTGAAGAACGTCACCGTCACCGCTATGAGTTCAATAATGAGTACCGTGAGGCATTAAGTGAACACGGCATGTCATTCTCAGGTTTGAGTCCAGACGGACGATTAGTTGAAATCATTGAATTGAAAGACCACCCATTCTTTGTGGCTCCTCAATTCCACCCAGAGTTCACATCGCGTCCAAATCGTCCTCAAGCAATCTTTAAAGGATTTATTAAAGCGAGTTTAGATCACCAAAATAAACGTAAATAA
- the rpoE gene encoding DNA-directed RNA polymerase subunit delta has protein sequence MILKQFENENIEELSSIEVAHAILEETGDVYDFTALMVAIQNYLDLSDEDIEAKMTRFYTDINIDGRFISLGDNRWGLRAWYPIDSIDEEIVSSIDDDDLPRRRRRKKKRKLNAFDEGDDMIDYNDDDPEDLDDIYDDEEEFDEEEEEVEAVVPIAKDEDDDDDDNQELGVYARDLSELGDDDLELDEEDEDFDEDIDDDDFDDDDEEEFDEEEDEK, from the coding sequence TTGATTTTAAAACAATTCGAAAACGAAAACATTGAAGAACTTTCTTCGATTGAAGTTGCGCATGCAATTCTTGAAGAGACAGGTGATGTCTATGATTTCACTGCATTAATGGTTGCTATTCAAAATTATTTAGACTTAAGTGATGAAGATATCGAAGCGAAAATGACTCGCTTTTATACAGATATCAATATTGATGGACGCTTCATTTCATTAGGAGACAATCGTTGGGGACTACGTGCTTGGTATCCAATCGATTCAATTGATGAAGAAATCGTTAGTTCAATTGATGACGATGACTTACCACGCCGTCGTAGACGCAAGAAAAAACGTAAGTTAAACGCGTTTGATGAAGGCGATGATATGATTGATTACAACGATGACGATCCAGAGGACTTAGACGACATCTATGACGATGAAGAAGAGTTCGATGAAGAGGAAGAAGAAGTCGAAGCAGTTGTTCCAATCGCTAAAGATGAAGACGATGACGATGATGATAACCAAGAACTTGGTGTATACGCACGTGATTTATCTGAATTAGGCGACGATGATCTTGAACTTGACGAAGAAGATGAAGACTTTGATGAGGACATTGATGACGACGATTTTGATGATGACGACGAAGAAGAGTTCGACGAGGAAGAAGACGAAAAATAA
- a CDS encoding DUF1934 domain-containing protein — translation MQRKNIQLEVSQKIRYHEQAHTDEWKLETKGELIDLNTYSKISYIDREDIQIEVKWYTNREAGHLIAEIKQPQYTLTFNPSKQTRTSYMTPQGLWELAVETDKIQFTETDTGIKLIVHYQVLINAEPLGDYEFQLHYSN, via the coding sequence GTGCAGAGAAAAAATATACAACTTGAAGTTAGTCAAAAGATTCGCTATCATGAGCAAGCTCATACAGACGAATGGAAGCTAGAGACTAAGGGAGAATTGATTGATCTAAATACGTATTCAAAAATTTCATATATAGATCGTGAAGATATTCAAATCGAGGTCAAGTGGTACACTAATCGCGAAGCGGGTCATTTAATCGCTGAGATTAAACAACCACAGTATACTTTAACGTTCAACCCATCTAAACAAACGCGTACGTCCTATATGACACCGCAAGGTTTATGGGAGTTAGCGGTTGAGACAGATAAGATTCAATTTACTGAGACGGATACAGGTATTAAGTTAATCGTTCATTATCAAGTATTAATTAACGCAGAACCGCTAGGAGACTATGAATTTCAATTGCATTATAGCAATTAA
- a CDS encoding HD domain-containing protein encodes MATYNERYQLQILPREKVFRDPVHDYIHIQDSIILKLIDTVEFQRLRRIRQLGTASYTFHGAEHSRFNHSLGVYEITRRIINNFVRNYPSVTPGDGLWDDSERLVALCAALLHDIGHGPFSHTFEGLFDTDHELVSQQIITSPDTEINHVLKLMGDDFPEKVSSVINKTYPNQQVVQLISSQIDADRMDYLIRDAYYAGVSYGTFDITRILRVIRPFNKQIVFDFSGMHAVEHYIVSRYQMYMQVYFHPVSRGMEEVLRNLLARVKFCYENKPDTMKHSIGLLIPFLEGKWDLKDYLRLDDYVLSSYFSHWLLEDDEILRDLAYRFLNRKPFKSLLSSDDQRDELTSSIQNEMRAEGYDPEFYFGENSSFDLPYDFYRPDATSTRTQIDFVTKQNQVVELSQVSSLVQSLTGVPRGEQRLYYPREVLHSVLKIPNEDLTPDQEKIIAAYNEETNDVTFNIQQRLF; translated from the coding sequence ATGGCTACTTATAATGAAAGATACCAGCTACAAATATTACCTCGCGAGAAAGTATTTCGCGACCCAGTCCACGATTATATCCATATTCAGGATTCGATTATATTAAAGTTGATTGATACGGTTGAATTCCAGCGTTTACGTCGTATTCGTCAGCTCGGAACAGCTTCATATACCTTTCACGGTGCTGAACACAGTCGTTTCAATCACTCTTTAGGTGTTTATGAAATCACACGTCGCATCATTAATAATTTTGTCCGAAATTACCCTAGTGTAACGCCAGGTGACGGATTATGGGATGATAGTGAGCGTCTTGTTGCTCTATGTGCTGCGCTTCTTCATGATATCGGACACGGACCTTTTTCCCATACGTTCGAAGGTTTGTTCGATACAGATCATGAACTCGTATCTCAACAGATTATAACGTCACCCGATACTGAAATTAATCACGTATTAAAGTTAATGGGCGATGATTTCCCAGAAAAAGTATCGAGTGTCATTAATAAGACTTACCCAAATCAACAAGTTGTTCAATTAATATCCAGTCAAATCGATGCTGACAGAATGGATTATTTAATTCGGGATGCTTACTATGCGGGTGTGAGCTATGGAACGTTTGATATCACACGTATTCTGCGTGTGATTCGTCCTTTCAACAAGCAGATTGTCTTTGATTTCTCTGGAATGCATGCAGTTGAACATTATATCGTGAGTCGTTATCAAATGTACATGCAAGTCTACTTCCACCCAGTTTCTCGGGGTATGGAAGAAGTCCTTCGCAACTTATTAGCACGAGTAAAGTTTTGCTATGAGAACAAGCCAGATACTATGAAACATTCAATTGGGTTACTCATCCCTTTTTTAGAAGGTAAATGGGACTTGAAAGATTACTTACGTCTAGATGATTACGTTCTGAGTAGCTACTTCTCACATTGGTTGCTAGAAGACGATGAGATTCTAAGGGATTTAGCTTATAGGTTCTTAAATAGAAAACCATTTAAGTCACTGTTATCTAGCGATGATCAACGAGATGAATTAACTTCTTCAATCCAAAATGAAATGCGTGCCGAAGGTTATGATCCCGAGTTTTACTTTGGGGAGAACAGTTCTTTTGACTTGCCATATGATTTCTACCGTCCTGATGCAACAAGTACACGAACGCAAATTGACTTTGTGACTAAGCAAAATCAAGTCGTCGAACTTTCACAAGTCAGCTCACTAGTGCAATCTTTAACAGGAGTTCCAAGAGGCGAACAGCGCCTGTATTACCCTCGTGAGGTATTGCATAGTGTCCTGAAGATTCCTAATGAGGATTTAACACCTGATCAAGAAAAAATCATTGCAGCTTATAACGAAGAAACAAATGATGTAACGTTTAATATTCAACAAAGACTGTTTTAA
- a CDS encoding amidohydrolase: MVQVIPEIQANKEKIIKWRRHFHQHPEPSLKEYKTAEKIQEVLTSLGVPFEKVGETGTLGTITGTKNDASETQRNRKVLLRADIDALEITEATDHEFPSLNKGIMHACGHDAHNSGLLGAVEYLAKHKDQFAGTVLVAFQQAEEIGSGAYQFIESGLLDGVEQAFGMHVEPALPVGTVQAVPGPTMASCDIFTITVTGKSAHVARPHDGIDALAAGANIVTELQNLVARLLNPLEPAVIGIGKFTSGTRYNIVSNHAKIEGTLRTLSHETRERFLAKIEETAHNVAQLFGATIEFENYPAAAPNINDIEATERAQRAGAKVVGESNVIKQGEPSMGSDDFADFLTTIPGTYARVGVSSSDDTSYGLHHEKFNLDEDALPIMASLHVEFALDYLNQD; encoded by the coding sequence TTGGTACAAGTTATTCCAGAAATTCAAGCAAATAAAGAAAAAATTATAAAATGGCGTCGTCATTTTCATCAACATCCAGAGCCAAGTTTAAAAGAGTATAAAACGGCTGAGAAGATTCAAGAAGTTTTAACGAGCTTAGGTGTCCCTTTTGAAAAAGTAGGCGAGACCGGAACGTTAGGTACAATTACTGGAACAAAAAATGATGCGTCTGAAACTCAACGCAATCGCAAAGTACTGCTGCGTGCAGACATTGATGCGTTAGAGATTACTGAAGCGACCGATCATGAGTTTCCTTCATTAAACAAAGGGATTATGCATGCGTGTGGTCATGATGCACACAACTCAGGACTTCTCGGTGCGGTTGAGTATTTAGCGAAACACAAGGACCAGTTTGCTGGAACAGTGTTGGTTGCTTTCCAACAAGCAGAAGAAATCGGAAGTGGAGCATACCAATTTATCGAAAGTGGTTTATTAGATGGCGTTGAACAAGCCTTTGGTATGCACGTGGAACCAGCTTTACCAGTTGGTACGGTTCAAGCAGTACCTGGTCCAACGATGGCATCGTGTGATATCTTTACAATTACCGTCACAGGTAAAAGTGCCCATGTAGCGCGGCCACATGATGGTATTGACGCCTTAGCAGCAGGAGCGAATATCGTAACAGAGCTACAAAACCTAGTCGCACGTCTATTGAATCCACTAGAACCAGCAGTAATAGGTATTGGGAAGTTCACATCTGGTACGCGTTATAATATCGTATCTAACCATGCGAAAATCGAAGGGACGTTACGAACATTAAGCCACGAAACGCGCGAACGCTTCTTAGCTAAAATTGAAGAGACAGCTCATAATGTCGCTCAGTTATTTGGAGCAACCATTGAATTTGAAAATTATCCCGCAGCCGCGCCTAACATCAATGATATTGAAGCAACTGAACGCGCACAACGTGCTGGAGCGAAAGTAGTTGGTGAGTCGAATGTTATCAAGCAAGGTGAACCAAGTATGGGCTCTGATGATTTCGCTGACTTCTTAACAACGATTCCGGGAACATACGCTAGGGTTGGAGTAAGTAGCTCTGATGATACTTCATATGGGTTGCACCATGAGAAATTCAACTTGGACGAAGACGCTTTGCCAATTATGGCGTCATTACACGTAGAGTTCGCTTTAGATTACTTGAACCAAGATTAA
- a CDS encoding MetQ/NlpA family ABC transporter substrate-binding protein yields MKKILYSIIVAVVTLVSILPTSAFAQGEFEGEKVTIGLASANAYDYWDVVVANALEQEGIEIELVLFSDYNQPNEALQNGSLDLNATQGYPFLFSWNDENDGTITPIGNTLITPLGLYSDKYESVEDIPEGGTIAIPNDPSTYGRALQALEIAGLIDVDEAAGIFPEDKDILDNPKNLQFELLDPSMTAVMLQDVDASIINTGFATDAGLTIDDAIFVDASDLDSVNPMYINVIASREEDKDNPLYLKIVELFQTDEIAKIIEESSKGSLIPVFEDYDIDIENQTVG; encoded by the coding sequence ATGAAAAAGATTTTATATTCAATTATCGTTGCTGTTGTTACTTTAGTTAGCATTTTACCTACAAGTGCATTTGCCCAAGGTGAATTTGAAGGAGAGAAGGTTACAATCGGACTTGCGAGCGCGAATGCCTATGATTACTGGGACGTTGTCGTCGCGAATGCGTTGGAGCAAGAAGGAATTGAAATTGAGTTAGTTTTATTCTCAGATTACAACCAACCAAATGAAGCCTTACAAAATGGTTCATTAGACTTGAATGCAACTCAAGGTTACCCATTTTTATTCTCATGGAATGATGAAAACGACGGAACGATTACACCGATTGGTAACACATTAATTACTCCCTTAGGTTTATATTCTGATAAATATGAATCTGTTGAAGATATTCCAGAAGGCGGAACGATTGCGATTCCCAACGATCCATCAACGTATGGGCGTGCACTACAAGCTTTAGAAATTGCTGGTTTAATTGATGTTGACGAAGCGGCAGGTATCTTCCCAGAAGATAAAGATATCTTAGATAACCCAAAGAATCTTCAATTTGAATTATTAGATCCATCTATGACAGCTGTTATGTTACAAGATGTGGATGCTTCTATTATTAACACAGGGTTTGCGACAGATGCTGGTTTAACAATTGATGATGCAATCTTTGTGGATGCATCAGATTTAGACAGCGTTAACCCAATGTATATTAACGTGATTGCGTCACGTGAAGAAGACAAAGATAATCCATTATATCTAAAGATTGTAGAATTATTCCAAACAGACGAAATAGCTAAAATCATCGAAGAATCAAGTAAAGGTTCGTTGATACCAGTGTTTGAAGACTACGATATTGATATCGAAAATCAAACAGTTGGCTAA
- a CDS encoding MetQ/NlpA family ABC transporter substrate-binding protein, translating into MKKFIKSLGVLTLAGSLLVGASSAVQAQGEFEGEKVTVGVVSEAEEQVWEFVAEQALEQEGIELELVLFTDYVQPNVALQDGSTDLNAFQHVAFLNEWNEANDGNLESLGFSYVTPLGVYSETIASIEEIPEDAVIAIPNDPTNGGRALLGLELAGLIEVDDAAGILPTVNDVTDNPLNIQFEELEAAQIAQALPDVDAAVINNTFALDAGLSVEDAIFLDAENPADLPDDYKNIIAVHGDNVDNALFTKVVELYQTDAVADQLAEASNGGDVPAWTEDEEATEDVETDSEETTEESEESEESAE; encoded by the coding sequence ATGAAAAAATTTATTAAATCATTAGGTGTATTAACATTAGCAGGTAGTTTATTAGTTGGCGCAAGTTCAGCCGTTCAAGCCCAAGGCGAATTTGAAGGTGAAAAAGTTACGGTTGGTGTTGTAAGTGAAGCAGAAGAACAAGTTTGGGAATTTGTTGCTGAACAAGCATTAGAACAAGAAGGTATCGAGCTTGAATTAGTCTTATTTACAGATTACGTCCAACCAAACGTCGCTTTACAAGATGGCTCAACAGATTTAAATGCTTTCCAACACGTTGCTTTCTTAAATGAATGGAATGAAGCAAACGATGGTAATCTCGAATCGTTAGGCTTTTCATATGTGACACCATTAGGTGTATACTCTGAAACGATTGCATCGATAGAAGAAATTCCTGAAGATGCAGTTATCGCAATTCCAAATGATCCTACAAACGGTGGGCGTGCTTTATTAGGCTTAGAATTGGCTGGTTTAATTGAAGTGGATGATGCTGCTGGAATTTTACCTACGGTTAATGATGTAACGGATAACCCATTAAATATTCAATTCGAAGAATTAGAAGCAGCGCAAATTGCTCAAGCATTACCAGATGTGGATGCAGCAGTGATTAACAACACATTCGCATTAGATGCTGGTTTAAGTGTTGAAGATGCTATCTTCTTAGATGCTGAGAACCCAGCTGACTTGCCAGATGATTACAAAAACATCATCGCAGTGCATGGTGATAATGTAGATAATGCTTTATTCACTAAAGTCGTTGAATTATACCAAACAGATGCGGTAGCTGATCAATTAGCTGAAGCAAGTAACGGTGGAGACGTTCCAGCGTGGACTGAAGATGAAGAAGCAACAGAAGATGTGGAAACTGATTCAGAGGAAACAACTGAAGAGTCAGAAGAATCTGAGGAATCAGCTGAATAA
- a CDS encoding MetQ/NlpA family ABC transporter substrate-binding protein, whose product MLKFIKKIGQVALASSLILASATQIAFAEDTAGEFEGETVSIGVVGDNGAEVWEYVADKALEQEGIEIDVTLLTDYNQPNEALANGSLDLNSFQHVAFLEEWNESNGEDLANIGFTLVTPMGLYSDKITSVEEIVEGDSIAVPNDPTNGGRALLALEIAGIIEVDDAAGVLPTVDDITDNPLNIEVVELDAAQIPQSLPDVAAAVINTGHAEDAGLSVTEDAIFVDTDTPEELSDTYRNIIAARSEDAESPLLLKVVELYQTADVAEVIIESSNGGSIPAWEDYEPAEEGSESEELEESTEEDAE is encoded by the coding sequence ATGTTAAAATTCATTAAAAAAATAGGACAAGTTGCATTAGCCAGTTCATTAATTTTAGCATCAGCTACTCAAATTGCATTCGCTGAAGATACTGCCGGTGAGTTTGAAGGAGAGACAGTAAGTATCGGAGTTGTAGGAGATAATGGTGCTGAAGTTTGGGAATATGTCGCCGACAAAGCGTTAGAACAAGAAGGTATTGAAATTGATGTCACGTTATTAACAGACTATAATCAACCTAATGAAGCTTTAGCCAATGGTTCTCTAGATTTAAACTCATTCCAACACGTTGCTTTTTTAGAGGAATGGAACGAGTCTAATGGTGAAGATTTAGCAAATATTGGCTTTACTTTAGTGACGCCAATGGGCTTATACTCAGATAAGATTACGTCTGTAGAGGAGATCGTAGAAGGCGACAGCATAGCTGTTCCTAATGATCCAACGAATGGTGGACGTGCTTTACTTGCTTTAGAAATTGCTGGGATTATTGAAGTGGATGATGCAGCTGGAGTATTGCCGACTGTAGATGATATTACAGACAACCCATTAAATATTGAAGTCGTTGAATTAGACGCAGCCCAGATTCCCCAGTCATTACCAGACGTAGCAGCTGCTGTAATTAATACAGGACACGCAGAAGATGCAGGTCTATCAGTAACTGAAGATGCTATCTTCGTTGATACAGATACACCAGAAGAATTAAGTGATACATACCGTAACATTATTGCGGCACGTTCAGAAGACGCAGAGAGCCCATTACTATTAAAAGTGGTAGAATTATACCAAACAGCAGATGTTGCAGAAGTCATTATCGAGTCAAGTAACGGTGGAAGCATACCAGCTTGGGAAGATTACGAGCCGGCAGAAGAAGGCAGTGAATCAGAAGAGTTAGAAGAATCAACTGAAGAAGACGCAGAATAA